Below is a genomic region from Bacteroidales bacterium.
GAGATGGCACATGCCCGGTTTGTCAGAACGAAAAAACAGAATTTTGACCAGGACGAAAATGCTTCCGGCGGCTGGACTATGCTGAAAAAAATGCCGCAGCGCTGGAACATCATTTACAACAACAGTAATTTTGAAATTAAACTGAAACTATCGCTCACTTCCTTCGGGCACATTGGCGTTTTCCCGGAGCAGGCCTGCAACTGGGATTATATTTATCATCAACTGAAAGAAAAACCGGGTGAACGGAAATCTGTACTCAACCTTTTTGCTTACACCGGGGCGGCTTCGCTGGCGGCTCGTGCTGCCGGCGCCGACGTCGTCCACCTGGATTCGGTGAAGCAGGTAGTGACCTGGGCCAACGAAAACATGGAATTATCAGGACTTGACAACATCCGGTGGGTGGTGGAGGATGCGCTTACTTTTGTAAAAAGGGAAGTGAAAAGAGGAAAAAAATACCACGCGATCATCATGGATCCGCCGGCTTACGGAAGAGGACCAACAGGCGAAAAGTGGACGCTTCAGACCGGCCTCCCGGAGATGATGGACGCAGTCGCTAAACTTTTACACACGGAATGCAGTTTCTTCGTGCTCAATCTATACTCGATGGGTTTTTCATCACTCATAGGGCGCAACATGGCCGATCAGGCCTTCCCGGGAATACCAAAAGAATCCGGAGAGTTTTATCTTCATGCCAAAAGCGGCGTGGATCTGCCATTAGGAACATTTTTACGATTTTCGATATGAATAAATTCAAAGCAAAAACTTCAGGCAAGTTGCTGGATGTGCTGAAAAATCATTTTCCCCAGACCTCAAACCAGACCTTGCGTAACATGGTTAAGCACAACGACGTTACACGAAACGGACAACCGGTGCGACATGCCGGCGAACTGATCAGCGAAGGGGATGAAGTGGTGTTGAAACCCATCCCAGAGAGCGAAACCTGGCGGTTGGGCAAACGAACTGTCAATGTTATGTTTGAGGATGAATGGCTCATCGTGGCTCATAAACCGGCGGGCATCCTCACCAGCGGCGAGTCAACGGCAGTCACCCCAACATTCGTCAAAATGCTCAACGATATTCTGCATCAGAAACTTGGCAGACACCAGCGGCTTTGGGTAGTTCACCGGTTAGACCGGGAGGTGGAAGGGTTGGTGATGTTTGCCAAAGAAGAGAAAATCCAGATGGCGCTTCAGGATAACTGGAAGTCGGTGGAGAAAAACTACCTGGCCATCACCGAAAAAAAACCGCCCTCAAACGAGGGGGAGATCACTTCCTGGCTCAAAGACGGCTTGAAGCAGAAAGTCTATTCCTACGACCACGAAATTCCGGAATCCAAATGGGCGGTCACCCACTTCCGCTTTATTAAACCAATCGGGAAGTTTCATCTGCTTGAAGTCAGCCTTGATACCGGCCGTAAGAACCAGATCAGGGTACATCTTTCTGAGCTGGGTTGCCCGATAGTCGGCGACTGGAAATACGGCGCCGACAAATCAATTGTGCGCCAGATCAGGCTGATCGCATGGCGGCTCGCTTTTACCCACCCGGTAACCGGCGAACGGATTGACCTCGAAGCCAAAGTCCCCAAAAGTTTTTACTCGATTTCGGAAACGGAAGATGAGAAGTATAAGTAAGGTTTTTGTTGGTAGGATATAACCCTGACAGGTCTGAAAGACCCTGACAGGTTGAGTTTCGGTTAAAATCAATGGTCTGATTCACCCCGTGAATCGAATCAAACACCCACCAAGCCAGCAACTGCAGTAGGATTTACAAGCCATTCACGGGGTGAATGATCTTCATTAGAAGATTCTCAACATTTATCCTTGCAAATAAGGTGAATAAGTTTGATTTCCCGATGGTTACTCAATTCTACTAAGGTTGGAGAAGGAAAATAAGGTTTTCAATTTTTTGAATGTTGA
It encodes:
- a CDS encoding class I SAM-dependent methyltransferase, producing the protein MIQLLQPDHWTDYELLDCGNFEKLERFGNYVLIRPEPQAIWERKWPSTKWEEMAHARFVRTKKQNFDQDENASGGWTMLKKMPQRWNIIYNNSNFEIKLKLSLTSFGHIGVFPEQACNWDYIYHQLKEKPGERKSVLNLFAYTGAASLAARAAGADVVHLDSVKQVVTWANENMELSGLDNIRWVVEDALTFVKREVKRGKKYHAIIMDPPAYGRGPTGEKWTLQTGLPEMMDAVAKLLHTECSFFVLNLYSMGFSSLIGRNMADQAFPGIPKESGEFYLHAKSGVDLPLGTFLRFSI
- a CDS encoding RluA family pseudouridine synthase — translated: MNKFKAKTSGKLLDVLKNHFPQTSNQTLRNMVKHNDVTRNGQPVRHAGELISEGDEVVLKPIPESETWRLGKRTVNVMFEDEWLIVAHKPAGILTSGESTAVTPTFVKMLNDILHQKLGRHQRLWVVHRLDREVEGLVMFAKEEKIQMALQDNWKSVEKNYLAITEKKPPSNEGEITSWLKDGLKQKVYSYDHEIPESKWAVTHFRFIKPIGKFHLLEVSLDTGRKNQIRVHLSELGCPIVGDWKYGADKSIVRQIRLIAWRLAFTHPVTGERIDLEAKVPKSFYSISETEDEKYK